AGGAAAAGTAATTTTAGCAATTTTACGGTGTTTGGGGAAATTTCCCTTCAAGGCTAAATAAACGGTACGTAATACTAATGGAACTATAGAAACAGCCATTATCGTATGTGTAATCAGAATAGTGAAATAAACATAACGAATTATTCCTGCGCCCTGAAACTTTACCGAACCCACATTCCAATGATAAAATATATATGAAGCGAAGAATAGAGCTGAGACGGCGATAGCAGAAAGCATAAATCGCCTGTGTGATTCTTTATTCGAACGCTTGATTTGGCGATACCCTAATACAATTAGCAAACCGCTTGTGGCATTCAGAATCGCATTGAGAGTAGGGAGGGCAGAATAATCCATGATATAAATGGGGAAATGTTATTTAAACAGCTAGCAGCTATGTTTTTACTAATTCTCCGCTATAGTCTCCACCTTTATCTTCGACGCATCTACATCATCCACAGCGGGAGATCTTATATCGTTCAGCAAGAAAGT
This region of Candidatus Neomarinimicrobiota bacterium genomic DNA includes:
- a CDS encoding DUF420 domain-containing protein → MDYSALPTLNAILNATSGLLIVLGYRQIKRSNKESHRRFMLSAIAVSALFFASYIFYHWNVGSVKFQGAGIIRYVYFTILITHTIMAVSIVPLVLRTVYLALKGNFPKHRKIAKITFPSWVFVSVSGVVVYFMLYHL